The genome window GGTTAGCTAGGGATACTAAGGTTAATAGGAGTCAGAGGATGGTGGATTACAGTTTAGCCTTGTTGAACGTTATGTATCCTCACGTGTTCTCAAGAGAGATAACGCCCTTAAACGAGATCTACTTGAAGGGAATACAGTATATTAGAGATAATTTGATATAATTTTACTAACAGTTCTCGAATAAGATGACTGAATGAGAACACTCCCAAATAAAACTCACCTTTCAAAAAATTTTATTAGTTATCTTTTCCTTTAACGCTACTTTTCGCTTTTTATAATTCCTCCTTAAGGTTGTTGCGGAGTTAGATGGATTTCGTTTATTTCTTCTAACCTTACTCCCACAGTCCTAGGAACAGTAAACCATAAGATCACTGCAGCTATAACTACAGGGAATGCCTCAATAGCCCATGCGTTTATTGGCCCAGTAGCTACTACTAGAGGGAAGAGCAATAATGGACCTATAGCTCCTCCAATATGCCCTAGTCCATCAGTAATAGCAAATCCAGTAGATCTGGCTGCAGTTGGAAATGACTCACTACTCATTAAATACCCAGCTAAGTATGACAGTCCACCTCCGATAGCATTTGTGATAAGGCCTAAGGTCAAACTCATACCTAGTAGATTAAAATGCACTGCAAAATATGCTGCAACAATCATACCTACTAACCAACCTATGGAACCTATTTGGGTCAGTAATCTCCTATCTACTCTCTCAATAAAGGTTAAAAGGAGAAACGCCATCAGAGTATCTCCCAAGGCCGCAAATCCGGTAAGAAGAACGAACTGGTTAAACATTGCCCCAGAGTAACCTATGAATTTTCCATAGTAATCCCATAATGTCGAAAACGTATACTGTACGAAGTAAATGAAGAACCAGAACAATAAGAGCACTATTAGGCGTTTCATAAATACGGGCTTAGCTAGTATTGAAAATGGATTTGTAGTCTGATAGGAGTAATTTATTATTTTAGGTTCTGGTAATGACTGTACTCCAGCTCTTCTCATAGCAGTCTCTTCCATTATTCTCACAATACTCTCAGCCTCACTTATCCTCCCCTTTTTAACTAGGAATCTTACAGTCTCTGGAGCTCTGATCCTAAATACTAGTGCGGCTACTGCCATTATGGCAGCTATTCCAAAGGCTAATCTCCATCCTATGGATGGTAAGCCAGTAACTAGCAATGCAGCAATTGTTGCACCCACACCAACTGCTATCCATCCAGCCAAGTATATCCAATTCGCATATTTACCTCTTTTTGCACTTGGAGCAAATTCGGATACATATACCATAGCTAAGTTTAAATCTCCTCCTATTCCAGCTCCCTCAATGAATCTAAATACTGCGAGCATGGGGAAGTTAATAGATAATGCCATCCCCAGACTACCTATAGCAGTGAGTAACACGGTGAGTATTAGAACGGGCCTTCTACCTATTCTATCTGCTAAGTAACCTAATCCTAGAGAACCAGGAATATACCCAAAGAGACCAAGGGAAGCTACTAGTGAAGCTTGAGATGCGTTGATAAAGGGTATATATGGTAGTGCTGCTCCTATATTTCCTACAGCATCATAGAGCGTTATGAAGTAGCTAAATCCTATAGCCCATAGTAGTGCATATGATAGTCCCCAAGTGGGTAATCTATCTATCCTAGCTAGATATTCATCTAACTTACTACTCATGCGATTAGTTATGTTGATTAATTCATAAAGATATCTTATGAAAGTCAATTTTGTAGATTTATACATCAATTCTATTGTAAGAAATTCTCAATCATTGTTTTAAATTATACTACATTCCTATATACTAACTTGTTAATCTAACTCATATTTAGAAAAAAGAGGTTAGTGCTACACTGACTGTGATTTTCTTATACTCATAAATAACAGTTATTTATAAGTAGGGAAAGTATTATTGTATGCTAATTCCCTTTAGAAAGGTTTATATACTATTAGAATAAATTATAAATTGACTCAGTAGTCAAAAAGGGGGGCTAAATGTATAGGTATCCTAAAACTGAAAAGGGAAAGGAGTCATTAAATAAGATATTAAATGCTTCACTCGAACTAATTTCGGAAAGGGGATTCCTGAACACCAGCATAAGTGATATAACTAATAAGGCCGGTGTAGCTTATGGTTTGTTCTATTTCTATTTTAAGAGTAAACATGATATACTAGACGAGCTAATTAGAAGATTCAATACCAGCATGAGATATTATTTAAAGGTAAATACAATGGGTATACAAAACAGGATAGAAATGGAAAAGGAAGGTTTAGCTAAATTTCTAGAATGGATGGATCAGAATAAAAAATACTACAAGGTATTTGTGGAGGCTCAGGTACATAGACCAGAGATGTATATATGGCATTTCACTAAATTGGCAGAGAGATATAAGATTGGTCTAAAGGAGGCTATGGATAGAGGAGAGATTGTTAAAGTGGATCCAGAATTATTAGCTTACGTGCTAATAGGAATTGGCGAGATGATAGGTAGAAGATATATTTTGTGGACAAATCAAGGATTAACCAAAAAACAATATGATGACTTGGCCATTCTCATAGAAAATATGCTAAGACCTAAGTAGGCTAAACAAGGAATTTTGTATTTATTTTACTTGAGATATTAGCCATTACCACTGAAGCAGTAGTGTATCTAGCTAGATCGAAAAGGCTACCCTTCTTAAGTTTTATTGTACCAGATAACAACGCTGATACTACTTGCAATTTACCGCTTATTATATCCTTCCATGAATTATAACTTGCTTCAAGTACGTATGGTGCATCAGCCTTGCTAATATCGGTGAAAAATTCTGTACCTTGGCATTTTCCATTATTTAGATATAGTTTCATTGCCAAAGTGTTAGTGCCCTTTACGCCTAAATAGTCCAACACTTGAGCAGGTATGTCGGTCGCTATGAATAAAATTGGTGATACCCACCCTTTCCCTGCCTCATTATATTCCTTGCTTTCATTTAGGAGTCTACACCATTCTTCTGCCCACTCCTTGCTAGGATACACAAACTCAGCCATAATAGAAATTAATATGGACTTCTATATAAGTATTATTAGAAAGCGAAATTTGAACAAGATTTTTTAATAGTAGTAAATTATGATTATTGATGATTGTAGGATTTGCTGGAAGATTATATAAAAATTATGAGAAAGATGGAATAGAGCTATTAAAGGAAACCATTGATGAGGCCCTAGAAATGGCAGGATTAAGCTATGCTGATATTAATGGGATAATGGCCAACATAGGCAGAGGTTCATTCCACGGTAATAAAACGTATTTAAATCCTCCAGCTCAAATAAGTGAATATTTTGGAATAAAGCCGAAAATTATAGACCATGTACAATATGGTGGGCCATCAGTATTATCAATGATATATAGAGCATATAAAGCAATCAAGGCAGGGGATGCAGACACAATACTTTGTATACAAGGAGGAAAGATATCTCATTTGAGAGATAACCATTTTCAAAAAACAGATATAATTGATAGTCCCTTTGATGACTACATTAAGATTTATGAGCAGATGTCTCCAATATCGGATTATGCAATGGTAGCTTATAGGCATTCGAAACTCTTCGGTACCACTGATGAACAAAGAGCAAAAGTCGCTGTAATGCAGAGATATAGTGCAAGTTATAATCCTAAGGCTCTATTTAGAAATCCTATTACAGTTAAGGATGTTTTACAATCCAGGATAGTTTCTTATCCTTTACATCTTCTTGAAATAGTATATCCAATTGATGGTTTTCACGTTTTTATAGTAAGTAGAAAAAGTAGTAAATCATCCCTTAGAAATATAGATATTTTAGCATATGGAGAGGCTCACTGGCCAAATCCACCAGCTGAATGGGATGATATAATATATACTCCAGCAATCGAAAGTGCGAAAAAGGCTTCATTTGACCTTAGCAAGGTAGATGCCTTTCAGCTTTACGACTCATTCACAATAACCGTAATGTTACAGATGGAGGATATTGGATTAGTTGAGAAAGGTAAGGTTGGACAATTTGTTGAATCTCATGACTTAACTTTCAAGGGTGATGTTCCTATCAATACTGGGGGAGGTAGTTTGAATACTGGTCAACCGGCTTACATGAGTGGTGGAGTTATTTTAGAAGAAGCATTGCTTCAATTAAACGATATGGCTGATGGTCATCAAGTTAAGGGAGCTGACGTTATATTCTTAAATGGAATTGGGTGGTGGAGTAGAAGGCATAGCGTAACTTTAGTATTGGGTGAGCGGAAATGAAAGATGATGAGATAAGAGAATTATACTTTAAATATTTCAATGAAGAGAAGCTACCATTCATTCAGTGTAATAAGTGTGGTTATAGGTTTTACTATCCAAGAGTATTTTGCCCTAAATGTCATTCTTCAGATATAGAAGTTAGATTTAGTAAAGGACATGGTAAAATATTTGCCATGACTAAAATTTATAGGAAAGACGGTAGTCATGTTGTTTATGGAATTGTAGAGCTAGAAGAGGGATTTAGAATGTATTCCAATATAGTAGAGGAGAGTCAAGCTGACATTGGAAAGAGGGTTGAATTAATATTTAAGGAGATAAACGGCAAGAAGTATCCCCTATTTAGGGTAGTCTAGCCCCTTAGTTTCATTTTTTATCTATAAAGGTAAAAAAGCTTAAATATAGAAAAGATCACATATTACATGTGGAGATAATAAAAGGTTTTCCTTCAACTATGATGGACGACTATCAACTTAATGTTGTACAAATATTGGAACATGCGGGTAAGTGGTATGGTGAGCAAGAAATCGTCTCTAGGAGGAAAGATAATACAATTTTAAGATACAATTATAGAGAAGCATTTAGAAGGGTTAAAAAACTCGCAAGTTCACTTAAGTCTTTAGGTGTTAAGGTTGGTGACAGAGTAGGTGTATTAGAATGGAATACACATAGGTTTTACGAATTATACTTCGCAATACCCGCAACTGGTGCAGTACTGTTAGAGCTAAATCCTAGACTTCACCCACTTCAATTGGCAAAGATTATCAACCACTCTAAAGTATCATTTTTGTTCTTAAACGAGGACTTCATTCCCCTAGTTGAGAGTATATCAAATAATATTCCATCAGTTAAGAAGTTCATATTAATTTCTGATTTAGAGAAGACACATCAAGGTAATTATTACGATTACGAGAAACTAGTAGAGGAAGGCGATGAGGAATACGAGATACCAATGTTTGATGAGAAGACAGCGTGCTATGCAGCATATACTACTGGTACTACAGGAGATCCCAAAGGCATATATTATTCACATAGATCGATAGTATTAAATACATTGGTAATATCACGTAATATTACAATAGATGATACTTTTATGCAATTAGTACCCATGTTCCATGTAAATGGTTGGTTGGGATTCATGGCTGCTACACTAGTTGGAGCAAAGCTTGTGTTACCGGGAAGATATACTGCTGAGAATCCGAAACCATTAGTTGACTTAATGATTAACGAGAAAGTAACAGTTACAGCTGGTGTTCCAGAAGTGTTTAGCTCTATTTTAAATTACTTAAGAAATATGGAAAACAAGCCATTATTTGTAAATTCCAGAATACTTATAGGCGGAAGTGAGCCTCCTCTGAGCTTAGTTTTAGGTCTAATGGAGTTTGGATTTCAAGTTGGTCAAGGGTACGGTGCTACCGAAACCACTCCTTCAGTTGCGGGTAGTGTTATTAAACCCAAAATAAGGGAGAAATATTCTGAAAAGGATATGCTAGATTTGTTAAGAAAACAAGGTATACCAGCTTTTGGAATTGATATAAAGGTTGTTGATCCATCAACTGGTAAAGAGGTACCACATGACGGTAAGACTGTAGGAGAATTATGGATCAGAGGGCCGTGGATCGCCTCATCCTATTATAATGATCCCAGAACAATGGAGTCGTTTGTTGGTGATGGTGTAGATAGATGGTGGAGAAGTGGCGATTTAGCTGTAGTAGATGAGCTAGGTTATATTAAAATAGTAGATAGAATAAAGGATGTTATAAAGAGCGGAGGAGAATGGATAAGTACTGTAGATTTGGAGAATCAATTAATGACTCATCCTGCTGTAGCTGAGGCTACAGTCATAGGTGTTCCTCATCCCAAGTGGGGAGAAAGACCATTAGCGTTTGTTGTGTTAAGGCAAGGATTCGAAAATAAGGTTAGCAAGGAGGAACTATTAAGGCATTTAAGTCAGAGGTTTGCTAAGTGGCAGCTACCTGACGATATAATATTTGTTAAGGAGATTCCTAAGACTAGTGTAGGTAAATTCGATAAGAAGGTTTTAAGGGAAAAATATAAGGATTTCTTTACTAGTGGTAGATAAGAAAATATTTAAAAGTAAAGAGGAGGTATTTAAACTATGAGTAAGAATGAGGATGAATTAGAAGAGTACAGAAATAAGGTAAGGGAATGGATAAGGAATAATGTACCCGAGGAGGTGAGGACTAAGGGAGACATGGCCCCTCCAGATGTCTTAAGGGAATGGCAAAGGAAAATATATGAGGCCGGATATTTAGGGGTCTCTTGGCCAAAGGAATATGGAGGATGGGGAGAAAATCCAATTAAAGAGATAATAGTTAGAGAAGAATTCGCTAAGGCAGGAGTACCCTATGCGACAGTTGGTCTAGGAGTATCCGTAGTTGGTCCGGCAATTATTCTTAATGGTACTGAGGAACAAAAGAAGAAATACATAAGGAGAATATTAACGGCTGAGGATATATGGTGTCAAGGTTTTTCTGAACCTCATGCTGGATCAGATTTGGCTGGCATAAAGACTAAAGCTGAGGATAAGGGAGACTACTTTCTAGTTAATGGACAGAAGATATGGAGTAGTTATGCGCATTTGGCTAACTATTGCCTTCTCTTGACTAGAACTGGCGATGTATCAGAGAGACACAAGGGACTTACCATGCTTATAGTTGATATGAAAAGCGAGGGAATAAGAGTAAGTCCAATCAAGCAAATTACTGGGAGATCAGAATTTAACACAGTATATTTTAATAACGTAAAGGTTCCTAAGGAGAACGTAGTTGGCAAAATAGGTGAAGGATGGAAAGTAGCGATGTCCACGTTAAATTATGAGAGGCTTAACATAGGAACAATATTGTTTACAGTAGAAAGACTCATAAGGGATTTGTCAATCAATAATGAGCAATTATTTAATATAGCAGAAGATATAATTGCGCTAAAGTCATTTTATAAAAGAATATTGGAAAGGTTAAAGAAAGGATATATTGCAGGTCCAGAGGCTGCAGTAATAAAGTTAGTAGCTTCAGAAGCAATACAGAGGGTTTACGAAAATGCCATGGCTAATGCTGAAATAGAAGGACTAGTTATGGAAAGAGAACCTGAATTTAGACCAGAGATAGCGTATGGCTTATTAGCCTCTAGAGCAATAACAATAGCTGGCGGTACTTCTGAGATATTGAGGAATTTATTAGGGGAAGTCGTCCTAGGATTACCAAAAGGTTAAATAAAAATAAAAAGAGAGAGAATAAAAAACATTATTCTCCTTTAAATTGCGGTTTTCTTTTTTCCAAGAAAGCTCTTACTCCCTCCTCTACATCTTTAGTTGTAAATAGAAGTCCAAATAGTGTTGACTCTAGAGTTTGTCCAGTCCAGATATTAGATTCATAGCCTAACTCTATAGCTAATTTAGCTGCTAATAGGGATATTGGAGATTTTTCTGCTATTTTTAAGGCTACTCTTCTCACTTCTTCCTCAAATCTATTGGCTGGAACTACTAAATCCACTAATCCCATCTTATAAGCATCTTCAGCTGAGACCATATCACCAGTATATATCATTAACTTTGCCCTTCCCTTACCAACTAGTCTAGGTAGTCTTTGTGTTCCTCCAGCTCCAGGTATTATGCCTATATTTATTTCAGGTTGTCCCAGTTGTGCTACCTCAGAGGCTATCCTTATATCACAAGCCATGGCTAACTCAAGCCCACCTCCTAATGCAAACCCATTTATTCCCGCAATTATTGGCTTAGTATAAAGAGCAATTTTGTTCACTACATTCCTTAAAGTCCTTAACCTTATTACGTCTATTGGTCTTAGCGTAGTGAATGAACCTATATCGGCTCCAGCTGAAAAAGCTCTACCATTGCCAGTAATTATAACAACTCTCACATCATTTCTGCTTTCCAATTCATCTAGACTTTTGTCAAGTTCACTAACTAACTCTGGATTTAGTGCGTTTAATCGTTCGGGTCTATTTAATATAATCCATGCTAATGGTGGTTCAATACGTAAGATAAGTGTATTTAGTTTCTTCTCCTCAATCTTTCCATACTGGTAAAATCCGCTCCCTGTCTTTATTCCTAACTTATTCTCATTTACCATTTGGGTTATCAATGGATCTGGTGAGAAAACATTATAACCAGATAATGCCTTCAGATCCTCCAAAGCCTTAAGGACATTATCAACACCTAACTCGTCTGCATATTGGAATATTCCTTTTGGAAGTCCTAATCCTAATCTCACGCCTAAATCTATATCATCCCTACTCGCTATTCCTTCTCTTAATAGTCTAGCAGCCTCATTTACACCTCCAGCCAAAATTAATGCGGGATTTAATTTATCAGCCAATTCCTTTGGCAACTCTGGTTTAACATATTTACCAGGCGCTGGATAAGTGTAGAAACCCTTACCGGTCTTCACACCCAATTCATTATTTTTAAACTTCTGCTCTATCAAACTGCATATAGGTATATTATCTCTTATTCCTAGTTCTTCTCTGGACTTCGAAACGTAATATGCTACATCTATTCCCGTGTAGTCTATTAATTCAAATACTCCCATTGGAAATCCCAATTTATATCTGGCAACTGCGTCAACTTCTCTGTAGTCTGCCACTTTCTTCTCAACTAATACGCATGAGGCAATATTTATCTGACCTAAAATCCTGTTTACAACGTATCCTGGTACATCCTTATTTATCATTATTGGCTGTTTGCCAAACTTCTTAGCTAAATCGTAAGTTATTTTAGCAGTCTCATCACTAGTTTTATCCCCTTTCATTACTTCTACAAGTTGCATTAATACTGGAGGATTGAAGAAGTGCATTCCCACAACTTTATCTTGTCTCTTAGTAGCTTCAGCTATTTTAGTAATTGGTAGGCTACTTGTATTTGTAGCCAATATTGCATGGGGTGGTAATAATTCGTCAAGTTTGGAGAAAACTTGTTTCTTTATGTCAATTCTCTCGGTTGAAGCTTCTATCGAAAAGTCTGCATCGCTTACTGTCTTATCCAATCCCACTATGGTAGTAATCCTTGACATTATGGTATCTACACTCTCTTTTAACTGCCCTCTCTCTTGTAACTTACTTAAACTCCATCTTATCCTTTCTAACGCATTGTTAAGTATATCTTGAGATATATCGCTTAAGTACACCTTATATCCAGAAATTGCTGCAACTTCAGCTATTCCATGTCCCATTGTTCCTGCTCCTACGACGAGAATCTTTTTAATATCTTCTACCTTCATCGGATATATATAAAGCGAAATAAGGTTAAAAAGTAATCTCAATTCATTCTTCATACAATTTTAAATATTTTACCCATTTTATATCAACTAATCATAGCATAATAAATACTATTATTGACATTTATCTCCTTTATAAAACCCTCCTCAACTAGATATTTAATATGTGATAATGTTTCTCCCATAGCTAATTGTTTATCAAAAGTTGAGAGCTCATCCCACTTCTTATACCAAGAAATTCTAGATGCAATATCAAATCCATTAGCCCTCCTTAAGGTCCTTAAAATATTTATTATTTCCTCTAGCCGTTTTTTATGATGTTCCTTTATTTCCTCTACCCTTTTACTTACGTCTTTAAACGGCTCTCCATGCGCTGGATATAATTGCTCAACATTTAGTTTTTCCACTCTATCAAGGCTTTCTAAATACGCCTTTAATGGATTATCCTCCAATCTTAACAACGATACGTTTGGCGTTACATCTTGTAATATGTGATCCCCACTAAATATTACTTTCTCGTAAACTAGGCAAATATGACCCATAGTGTGACCTGGAGTTAATAACACTCTCATTTGTTCTTGGCCTAATTTTATCACATCTCCATCCTTAACAGTATTGAAATTTACGCCGTCAATAATTTCACTAAATCTACTCCGATTTCTAAGCATTCTCTGAATAAACTCTTCTGGAAAACCATTTGCGAGAAAATATTGTCTCATTTCTCTTTCATATTCTTCACTAAGCAAGTATGTTATATATTCGTACTCCTTTTCCGAGATCAATATGTTACTCTTATCCTTAAACAATCTAACTAAGCCCATGTGGTCTGGATGATAATGAGTAATTAAGACGAAGGTTGGAAAACCATGAACTTTCAAATAACTTGTTAAAGCGATTATATCTTCTTGAGTAGGTAGCCCAGTATCGATTAATATGCTTTCTTCATTGTCTTTTACTAAATATGCGTTTATGTACTTTAAGGGCCCTTGCATTGGTAGCTTTAATGTATATATCATCACACACTCAATCTCTCTTAACTAGCTTTAAAATTTATCCCTTAAGTCCAATAAAGCTATTTTACTTTTTCTCTCTTTTATAAACTGAATAAATATCTAATTAAATAGTTAAAAATTATCATTACTGGGACTAAAACTACTTAGATTATACTATTTATTTCAGTCAAGACTCGTATTACTGACAAAGATAGTACCTAACTATACAATATATGTATAAATCTACAAAATTGACTTTTATAAGACATTTTTATAAATTAATCGGCAGAAGTAGTCTCATGAGTAGTAAGTTAGATGAATATTTAGCTAGGATAGATAGGCTACCAACTTGGGGACTATCATACGCGCTACTATGGGCATTGGGAATAGGATACTTTGCAACGCTATATGACGCAGTGTCCAATTTAGGTTATGCTTTACCTTTCATCCCTTTTATAAACGCGATACAAGCTTCAATTATTGTTTCAGTAGGATTGGCAGGTTACATCATAGGCTCAATAGGGCTTGGCATTGCATCAGATAGGATAGGTAGAAGACCAATATTGGTATCCACATTTGCGCTTTTATGTATTGGAAGTTTAGGTATGGGTTTATCTACCAATTATTTCATACTTTTAGTTTTTAGAATCATAGAAGGTATAGGTATTGGTGCAAGTCTAAATTTAGCTATGGTTTATGTTGCAGAGTTTTCTCCCAGTATGAAAAGAGGAAAATACGCTAATTGGATTTTCATCTCAGGTTGGACAGCAGTAGGGGTAGGTACAGTGGCCGCAGCTTTCATCGTTACTCTAACTCCAGCAGTAGGTTGGAGAGTAATTTTCCTTATCCCTGGAATCTTATCACTTATAACTACTGTTATTTTAGCTATTTTGTCTCCAGAAAGTATTAGAATATTAATAAGGAAAGGAAAGGTGCAAGAAGTCGAAAAAATTGTAAATAAAATGGAAGAAGTAAGTATGAAAAGGGCTAAGGTGGAATCACTTCCACAGCCCAAAATAGTTCATTATGAGGAGATTCCATCTTCTAGTCAGCTTAAAATACTAAGAGAGCCGAAATATCTTAAACGCCTAATCTCGCTCATAGTTTTTTGGTTCTTCATCTACTTTATACAGTACACATCCACTGGCCTTGGTCCCACATTCGTAAAGGTAGTAGTGGGCTTTTCTTCTGCCCAGTACGCGGAATATATCAGATTGTCGGGGTTTGCAGCTATTGGCGCTACCATTATCTCATTTATTCTATTAGGGGTAGTAGAAAGGACTGATAGAAGGCTACTAACCCAGATTGGAGGAATAGGGTTCTTAGTCAGCTCTTTCGTATCTACATATTTACTTCTTAACAAGGAACTTATAACTTGGTTTATAGCATATTTTCTATTGGAATTCGTTGTTAACCCACCATACTTAGCTGGATATTTGATGAGCAGTGAAGCATTCCCAACAGCGGCTAGATCAACGGGCTTCGCAATAACTGATGGTATAGGGCATTTAGGTGGAGTTATTGGGCCTCTACTTTTATTTCCTCTAATAAAAATAATAGGTCCTTTACCAGCATGGGTAGTTCTAGGTCTTCCAGTTCCGTTCGCTGCTGCACTATTATGGTTTACTATTCCGAAGACGGTAGGTGTAAGACTTGAAGAGGTTAATGAAGCCTTTAAAGAGAATACGGGAAGATAAAGCCTTTCTCTAAAATGGCCTTGGCAAATCTTTGAGAGCTAATAGTGAAAGCTTCTTAAAATTAGATAGTAAACCATATATGGAGTCAAAAATATAAGGTTAATTAGGTGGAAAAATTCCTCTAGATCCAGAGGTAAGAAAGTTTTTAGACTACTTTTATAAGTATAACGTTTTAGATTTTTCAAAATATTCATTACAAGAAATTAGGGAAAAACTCAATAAGCTTTTAGCAGAGGCAACTCCGAAGGATCCAGTATATAAGATTGAAGATAGGAAAATTAGAGGTTCAGAAACTGAGATACCTATAAGAATATATTATCCAGATGATAAAAAGGCACATCCCATTATTCTCCACTTTCATGGTGGCGCTTGGATTTTAGGCAGTATCGAAACTGAGGATAGTGTGTCTAGAATATTAGCTAATTCTTGTAACTGTATAATTATTTCAGTTGATTACAGACTTGCGCCAGAACATAAGTTTCCCGCAGCCGTAACTGACTGCTTCGATTCGATTAAATGGGCTTATGAGAATGCTGAAAATATAGGTGGAGATAAAAATAGGATTGCAGTTTTCGGGATTAGCGCTGGAGGCAACTTAGCAGCAGTCACATCTATTCTTTCCAGAGATCATGGGATAAAATTAAAGGCACAAGCACTTGTGGTTCCATTCGTATATCTAGATTTAGCCTCTAGATCAATGACTGAATATAGAAAAGGTTATTTCTTGGACATCAATGTACCAATAGATTACGGAGTAAGAATGTACATAAGAGACGAAAGGGATATCCTTAATCCTATGTTCGTCCCCTTAATTGCAGAAAATCTTTCAAATTTACCACAAGCTATAGTTGTGACTGCAGAATTTGATCCCCTAAGAGATCAGGGAGAAGCTTACGCTAAAAGGTTAATGG of Sulfolobus sp. E5-1-F contains these proteins:
- a CDS encoding alpha/beta hydrolase — translated: MRGSETEIPIRIYYPDDKKAHPIILHFHGGAWILGSIETEDSVSRILANSCNCIIISVDYRLAPEHKFPAAVTDCFDSIKWAYENAENIGGDKNRIAVFGISAGGNLAAVTSILSRDHGIKLKAQALVVPFVYLDLASRSMTEYRKGYFLDINVPIDYGVRMYIRDERDILNPMFVPLIAENLSNLPQAIVVTAEFDPLRDQGEAYAKRLMESGVSTLSFRVNSMVHAFLGSPNVSRLVTIMIGSALKDILTRG
- a CDS encoding MBL fold metallo-hydrolase; this encodes MMIYTLKLPMQGPLKYINAYLVKDNEESILIDTGLPTQEDIIALTSYLKVHGFPTFVLITHYHPDHMGLVRLFKDKSNILISEKEYEYITYLLSEEYEREMRQYFLANGFPEEFIQRMLRNRSRFSEIIDGVNFNTVKDGDVIKLGQEQMRVLLTPGHTMGHICLVYEKVIFSGDHILQDVTPNVSLLRLEDNPLKAYLESLDRVEKLNVEQLYPAHGEPFKDVSKRVEEIKEHHKKRLEEIINILRTLRRANGFDIASRISWYKKWDELSTFDKQLAMGETLSHIKYLVEEGFIKEINVNNSIYYAMIS
- a CDS encoding 3-hydroxyacyl-CoA dehydrogenase/enoyl-CoA hydratase family protein encodes the protein MKVEDIKKILVVGAGTMGHGIAEVAAISGYKVYLSDISQDILNNALERIRWSLSKLQERGQLKESVDTIMSRITTIVGLDKTVSDADFSIEASTERIDIKKQVFSKLDELLPPHAILATNTSSLPITKIAEATKRQDKVVGMHFFNPPVLMQLVEVMKGDKTSDETAKITYDLAKKFGKQPIMINKDVPGYVVNRILGQINIASCVLVEKKVADYREVDAVARYKLGFPMGVFELIDYTGIDVAYYVSKSREELGIRDNIPICSLIEQKFKNNELGVKTGKGFYTYPAPGKYVKPELPKELADKLNPALILAGGVNEAARLLREGIASRDDIDLGVRLGLGLPKGIFQYADELGVDNVLKALEDLKALSGYNVFSPDPLITQMVNENKLGIKTGSGFYQYGKIEEKKLNTLILRIEPPLAWIILNRPERLNALNPELVSELDKSLDELESRNDVRVVIITGNGRAFSAGADIGSFTTLRPIDVIRLRTLRNVVNKIALYTKPIIAGINGFALGGGLELAMACDIRIASEVAQLGQPEINIGIIPGAGGTQRLPRLVGKGRAKLMIYTGDMVSAEDAYKMGLVDLVVPANRFEEEVRRVALKIAEKSPISLLAAKLAIELGYESNIWTGQTLESTLFGLLFTTKDVEEGVRAFLEKRKPQFKGE
- a CDS encoding MFS transporter, whose protein sequence is MYKSTKLTFIRHFYKLIGRSSLMSSKLDEYLARIDRLPTWGLSYALLWALGIGYFATLYDAVSNLGYALPFIPFINAIQASIIVSVGLAGYIIGSIGLGIASDRIGRRPILVSTFALLCIGSLGMGLSTNYFILLVFRIIEGIGIGASLNLAMVYVAEFSPSMKRGKYANWIFISGWTAVGVGTVAAAFIVTLTPAVGWRVIFLIPGILSLITTVILAILSPESIRILIRKGKVQEVEKIVNKMEEVSMKRAKVESLPQPKIVHYEEIPSSSQLKILREPKYLKRLISLIVFWFFIYFIQYTSTGLGPTFVKVVVGFSSAQYAEYIRLSGFAAIGATIISFILLGVVERTDRRLLTQIGGIGFLVSSFVSTYLLLNKELITWFIAYFLLEFVVNPPYLAGYLMSSEAFPTAARSTGFAITDGIGHLGGVIGPLLLFPLIKIIGPLPAWVVLGLPVPFAAALLWFTIPKTVGVRLEEVNEAFKENTGR